A stretch of Nymphalis io chromosome 29, ilAglIoxx1.1, whole genome shotgun sequence DNA encodes these proteins:
- the LOC126779749 gene encoding histone H2A, with the protein MSGRGKGGKVKGKAKSRSNRAGLQFPVGRIHRLLRKGNYAERVGAGAPVYLAAVMEYLAAEVLELAGNAARDNKKTRIIPRHLQLAIRNDEELNKLLSGVTIAQGGVLPNIQAVLLPKKTEKKA; encoded by the coding sequence ATGTCCGGTCGCGGTAAAGGAGGCAAAGTCAAGGGGAAGGCAAAGTCACGTTCCAACCGTGCCGGTCTTCAGTTTCCCGTCGGACGTATACACAGACTGCTGAGGAAGGGTAACTACGCGGAGCGCGTCGGTGCCGGTGCACCGGTATACCTCGCGGCCGTCATGGAATACCTCGCCGCCGAAGTTCTCGAGTTGGCCGGCAACGCTGCCCGCGACAACAAGAAGACTAGGATTATACCGAGACATCTTCAGTTGGCGATCCGTAACGACGAGGAGCTGAACAAGTTACTCTCGGGCGTGACGATCGCACAAGGCGGCGTCCTCCCCAACATCCAAGCCGTTCTGCTGCCCAAGAAGACCGAGAAGAAGGCATAA
- the LOC126779741 gene encoding histone H3-like, with protein MARTKQTARKSTGGKAPRKQLATKAARKSAPATGGVKKPYRYRPGTVALREIRRYQKSTELLIRKLPFQRLVREIAQDFKTDLRFQSSAVMALQEASEAYLVGLFEDTNLCAIHAKRVTIMPKDIQLARRIRGERA; from the coding sequence ATGGCTCGTACCAAACAGACGGCCCGAAAATCAACCGGCGGTAAGGCGCCGCGGAAGCAACTCGCCACCAAGGCCGCTCGTAAGAGCGCTCCGGCCACGGGAGGTGTGAAGAAACCTTATCGTTACAGACCCGGTACGGTCGCTCTTCGTGAAATACGTCGCTATCAGAAGAGTACGGAACTTTTGATACGCAAGCTGCCGTTCCAGCGTCTTGTCCGTGAGATCGCACAAGACTTCAAGACGGATCTACGTTTCCAGAGTTCGGCCGTTATGGCGTTACAGGAAGCTAGCGAGGCTTACCTCGTCGGTCTATTCGAAGACACGAACCTGTGCGCTATCCACGCCAAGCGTGTAACGATCATGCCCAAGGATATTCAATTGGCGCGTAGGATCCGAGGAGAACGTGCTTAA
- the LOC126779759 gene encoding histone H4 produces the protein MTGRGKGGKGLGKGGAKRHRKVLRDNIQGITKPAIRRLARRGGVKRISGLIYEETRGVLKVFLENVIRDAVTYTEHAKRKTVTAMDVVYALKRQGRTLYGFGG, from the coding sequence ATGACCGGTCGCGGTAAAGGTGGAAAAGGTCTGGGGAAAGGTGGCGCGAAGAGACACAGGAAAGTGCTCCGTGATAACATCCAAGGTATCACGAAACCGGCCATCCGTCGTCTCGCACGCAGAGGTGGTGTGAAACGTATATCCGGTCTGATATACGAGGAGACTCGCGGTGTGCTCAAAGTGTTCCTCGAGAACGTCATCCGCGACGCCGTCACTTACACCGAGCACGCGAAGAGGAAGACCGTGACCGCCATGGACGTCGTGTACGCTCTGAAACGTCAGGGTCGTACTCTCTACGGTTTCGGcggttaa
- the LOC126779757 gene encoding histone H2B, with product MPPKTSGKAAKKSGKAQKNISKSDKKKKKHKRKESYAIYIYKVLKQVHPDTGISSKAMSIMNSFVNDIFERIAAEASRLAHYNKRSTITSREVQTSVRLLLPGELAKHAVSEGTKAVTKYTSSK from the coding sequence atgcCGCCCAAGACTAGCGGAAAGGCCGCCAAGAAATCGGGCAAAGCTCAGAAGAATATCTCCAAATCGgataagaagaagaagaagcatAAGAGGAAGGAGAGCTACGCCATCTACATTTACAAAGTACTGAAACAGGTTCATCCCGACACCGGTATCTCGAGTAAGGCCATGTCGATCATGAACTCGTTCGTGAACGACATCTTCGAGCGCATCGCCGCCGAGGCTTCTCGTCTCGCTCACTACAACAAGCGATCGACGATCACATCGAGGGAGGTACAGACGTCGGTGAGGCTGCTTCTACCGGGCGAGCTCGCCAAGCACGCCGTGAGCGAAGGCACTAAGGCCGTAACGAAGTACACGAGCTCTAAGTAA
- the LOC126779731 gene encoding histone H1-like, which translates to MADTAVATEAPAPATPAKKPKASAVAAAGGGAAAGGGAAAAKKPKAKPTHPKTSEMVNSAIKELKERSGSSLQAIKKYIAAQYKVDSEKLAPFIRKYLKSAVESGALIQTKGKGASGSFKLESKTSASKKPAGSGAGSGSGGGGGGGGKAASSAASGKSKKATSAPVGGGKGGGAAGKKAAAGGASSGTAASSPSKSKAKATIKDKKAAAAKKKPAAAAAKKAAAAAAPSKAKGAASKAKKSAKPPTKKPKAPKPKKAAAAAPKSKPAAKKAAAAKK; encoded by the coding sequence atggcCGACACAGCTGTAGCAACCGAAGCGCCAGCACCGGCGACCCCTGCGAAGAAACCCAAGGCGTCCGCGGTCGCCGCCGCCGGCGGTGGCGCCGCCGCCGGCGGTGGCGCCGCCGCCGCCAAGAAACCGAAAGCGAAACCTACTCACCCTAAAACGTCGGAAATGGTGAACAGCGCCATCAAAGAGTTGAAGGAACGTAGCGGTTCTTCGCTTCAGGCGATCAAGAAATACATCGCGGCTCAATACAAAGTCGATTCGGAAAAATTGGCTCCCTTCATCAGAAAGTATCTGAAGAGCGCCGTAGAATCGGGCGCGCTCATACAGACCAAGGGCAAGGGCGCATCGGGTTCGTTCAAGCTGGAATCGAAAACGTCGGCTTCGAAGAAACCCGCGGGCTCCGGAGCGGGAAGCGGGtccggcggcggcggcggaggCGGCGGCAAGGCCGCGTCCTCGGCGGCTTCGGGTAAATCGAAGAAGGCCACGTCCGCTCCGGTCGGCGGCGGCAAGGGCGGCGGCGCCGCGGGCAAGAAAGCGGCCGCCGGCGGTGCTTCGTCCGGCACGGCGGCGTCTTCGCCGTCCAAATCTAAGGCGAAGGCTACGATTAAGGACAAAAAAGCGGCAGCGGCTAAAAAGAAAccggccgccgccgccgccaagAAGGCCGCCGCGGCCGCCGCTCCTTCGAAGGCGAAGGGTGCCGCGTCGAAGGCGAAGAAGAGTGCGAAGCCGCCGACCAAGAAACCTAAAGCACCGAAACCGAAGAAGGCAGCCGCCGCTGCACCGAAGTCGAAACCGGCGGCTAAGAAAGCGGCCGCCGCTAAAAAGTAA